Proteins from one Salvelinus sp. IW2-2015 linkage group LG32, ASM291031v2, whole genome shotgun sequence genomic window:
- the LOC111956869 gene encoding zinc finger protein Gfi-1-like, translating into MPRSFLVKSKRAHNYHQPRYLDDEYIRLDTNVSLICAERKPQVEGSCDAQDAHNHGKRSLESYLVRTADLFSTSRLSCEGNVCDRFPDYDYHWRPPSPSQDSEQCFTPSVDNAHPFAIPFRPYAWSTYSGSKLRHLVQRTYQHNLSTTLEPDTQMGIDGSEDGASNSPIYAQRGPHTGFYRDLGSTVFPTYKMWDADQLYSDLKVSKIKSESDLICSRIEPSRSYKCIKCCKVFSTPHGLEVHVRRSHSGARPFTCGMCWKTFGHAVSLEQHKAVHSQERSFDCKICCKSFKRSSTLSTHLLIHSDTRPYPCQYCGKRFHQKSDMKKHTFIHTGEKPHKCQVCGKAFSQSSNLITHSRKHTGYKPFCCDLCVKGFQRKVDLRRHKDTQHGFK; encoded by the exons ATGCCGAGGTCATTTTTGGTGAAGAGTAAACGGGCACATAACTACCACCAACCCCGATACCTGGATGATGAGTACATAAGACTGGATACTAATGTATCCCTTATATGCGCAG AGCGCAAACCGCAGGTTGAGGGGAGCTGTGACGCGCAGGATGCTCATAACCATGGCAAGCGCTCCCTCGAGTCCTATCTAGTGCGCACGGCTGACCTGTTCTCCACCTCCCGGTTGAGCTGCGAGGGCAACGTGTGCGACCGCTTCCCGGACTATGACTACCACTGGCGCCCTCCATCTCCATCACAAG ATTCGGAACAATGTTTCACTCCGTCAGTAGACAACGCTCACCCTTTCGCCATTCCATTCCGCCCTTATGCATGGTCTACCTACTCTGGTTCCAAGCTCAGGCACCTTGTGCAGCGAACATACCAACACAATCTCTCCACAACTCTGGAGCCTGACACACAGATGGGTATCGATGGATCCGAGGATGGTGCCTCCAACTCCCCCATTTACGCACAGCGGGGGCCGCACACAGGATTTTACCGGGACTTAGGGTCTACGGTGTTCCCTACCTATAAAATGTGGGACGCCGACCAATTATACTCGGACCTCAAGGTCTCTAAAATCAAGTCTGAATCCGATCTCATCTGTTCCCGTATAGAACCAAGCAGATCGTACAAATGCATTAAGTGTTGCAAG GTCTTCTCGACACCGCACGGGTTGGAAGTTCACGTCCGTCGGTCGCACAGCGGAGCACGACCCTTCACCTGTGGAATGTGTTGGAAAACATTTGGGCACGCAGTGAGCTTGGAACAACATAAAGCCGTTCACTCACAG GAGAGGAGCTTCGACTGCAAAATCTGTTGCAAAAGCTTCAAGCGATCGTCCACGCTGTCCACGCACCTGCTCATCCACTCGGACACGCGCCCCTACCCCTGTCAGTACTGCGGTAAGAGATTCCATCAGAAGTCGGACATGAAGAAACACACCTTCATCCATACAG GTGAGAAACCGCACAAGTGCCAGGTATGCGGGAAGGCCTTCAGTCAGAGCTCCAACCTCATCACGCACAGCCGCAAGCACACGGGCTATAAACCGTTCTGCTGCGACCTCTGTGTCAAGGGATTCCAACGGAAAGTGGATCTGAGGAGGCACAAGGATACACAACATGGATTTAAATGA